The Phormidium sp. PBR-2020 DNA segment AGCGGGCGGTTAGAGCTGATGTTTAGAAAAATGGAACGTCCAGCAGCGTCAACCGTCAAACAACAAGTTTGAATATACTTAGGTTACATCTCCTTTTTAAGCCATTAACAGACTAAACCAACTCACCATGAAGCTTCTAAATGACGACGTAGATATTCCGGCACAAATCAACATTGTGTCAGCGATTGATGTCATCTTTGCTATTTTAGCGTTCTTTATTATTTCGAGCCTATTTTTATCTCGAAATGAGGGCCTACCGGTCAACTTACCCCAGGCGCAAAGTTCCGAGATACAACAAGAAACTCGTATTACCGTTTCCATGACGGCCGACGGAGAAATTCGGGTCAATGACAATGAGGTGACCCTAGAGGAGTTACAAGGGGAAGTTGAACAGGTGATGCAAGCCTCCGATAGTACTCTTGTTGTCCTGAATGCCGATGAGTCGATCGCCCATGGCCGGGCGATCGCCGTGATGGATCGCCTACGTCAGATTCCTGAGTTGCGGATGGCGATCGCCACCACCTCTAAATCGACCTCTAACGAGACCTCTGAAGACACGGCCAACTAGCCTTTAAATGCCTAGATTGGGGCGTTGTTATGAGTTCCCAAGTCACTCAGCCTGATGATCGTCCGAGATCCCAATCCTCCGTGGTCTTATACGGAATCCAGTTTTATAAAATGAAGGATGACAATTATGCGAGAGCAAATTGAGTGGTATAGTCACAAAGTTCTTGTATTTGCCTAACCAATTTCAATCATTCTACTAGCTTGTTCTTGAGTAGCCCGTCCATCCAATAGAGTTTCAAAAAAATCATTCAGAGACATATCAATATTAGCGATTTGAGAGTGAATGGGATTATCCTTGATGGCAACACAAATATCTTTTGCGATTTTGTAGTGGGTAGAGTCAACCGAAACAAAATTAGGGTTGATTCCACGAAATGTTAGCAGATATATCAAAGCAAAAAGACTGTCTTGTATGTAAAACTGGTCAATGTTACTATTACGAGACAGTAACTGCTGGTGGAGATACCCAGACAAATGCTCAAAATGCTTCTCATAGCCTATAAATTCAGGTTGGTTAAAATCAACATACCACAGCAAAATTCTCGCATATCCCCAAATATAGTGTTTTGTCTGATATAGCTTTTTACGACTGTACTGGCATTGGACTTCAAATAAATCAAAATACTTAATATATCTTTCAGATGAACAAGACATTCTCGCGAGGTTTTGCCAGTAAAAATTAAAAGCAAGCAATCCTGACCGATTTGATCTCCTATTGTAAACCATGTGGTGGCTATCGAATAAAAAAGTAACTGAACTTTCCTGGGTTAAAGCATAGCTTTTTCCAAGAATAAGTAGCAAGTTTCCCAAGATTTGACGAGCAGTATTCTTTTGCTGAACATTCCAGTTATTTGTCGTTTTTTTGAGTTTATCGAGCAATTGTCTGGTTTGATCAGTTAACTGTCTATATGAAAATAGTTCAGAATAATATGTCAAGGTCATCAGTCGATCAACTCCATTATTTGAGGTGATCAGCCTCTTGAATTTTTGAATTTCTGGATTAAGTGTACGAAGATCGGCAACTGTTATGTTCTGCAATTCTAAGACGAGTCTTATTTTATCCGTCAATCTGTTTTTGTGTCTCAGGAGATCTTGTTTTAACTTCTGGTTAGATTCCTCACATTTCTGAACAAATTTCCGATTTTTATTTTCCCTAAACTCTTGAATCGAAGAAATTCTTACAAATCCCAACAACTGTTCTGTTTTAGTGGTCAACTGAGACTTCAAAACATGATTTTTTTCGTTAACAACTTCAAGCTTGGGTTCTAAACCTGGCTTTAAGCGAAAACGAATTTTGATTTGAGAATCAGGATTTTGCTTGAAAAAAGGATTCTCAATCCGATAGACTTGCGGACTATTATTGTCAGTATATTCTTCTCCATTAATTCTAAATGGAAGCTCCACAAAAGGAGTGGACAGAGGGAACTCTTGCCTTAGTTCAGAGTCTGTCGTAGTATATTCTGCATAGACGACAACCTCCTGTTCACCTTCATAGCAAATTCGATCCGGAAGCTTGATTTCAGTTTCTTGAGACTGTCGTTTGACGAAAAAGCTAATTTGGTCTAGATGTTGCCCATAAAATGGAAAGGCATTTTCTTTCTTTTTTCCCCAGTTTTTATGAAATTCGGCTCGATTCAGGTCAATTATTTTTAAGCTAGTTAGACGGTCTTGAAGATTCGGCAGTGTGTTATAAGGGCTTATAAAAACAAATTTATAGTCACTATAATTTCGGGCATTTTGATTGATCTCTTCTAGGGGCAAGAAGTCATAAACTACTTGATAAATCTCGCTGAGAAGCAAGACACATTTATGAAAATTATCATTTATTTTGACAATAAATGATAATTCATGGTCACGACTTCTCTGGGTGACGATTTTAAATATATTGATCTGTTTTAAATAGGTTGCAATCTCTTCTAGCTCAGCCGGAACGCTAAGCCTGTCATGAACTATATCGGCTAAGCCTAAACAGATCCTGTCATAAATTTTTTCATGGCTGATTGAGAGTCGGATGGGTAATTCTTGGCGTGGGTCAATAATGGGAATGGGATAGGGTGCGTCAGGACGCGGTTCAAAGGTGAGAGGATAAAGTTGAGGTGGGGTGAAATTATCTAGGTTATAAATAATGATTGGCTTCCCAGTCTGGCTATACTCCTGTAACTGAGAAGCGTAGTTCCAGTAATAATATATATCACTATAAAGATAGCTTGATTGGAGCGATCGTAAACTAAAGATGTTCGCTTTTCGGATGACCATAACTCGCTCAGATTTTTTATCATCAAGGGTCAGACCCAGGCGATCCTTAGGCAGTTCCAGGTCAGGTCGAGGAGTTGGCTGAGAGGGGAGCTGAGAAACTAGAGATGGAATCTCTAAAAATTCGCGATCGCCATGACGTTTACAAAAATCTCGGTAACTCAAAGGAAGGACGTTAGTTTGAGGGGGAGGAATGAGAGACATTGGGTCTTCTCCACACAGTAACGCGTACTGACAACAGTCGATGTAAGATTCTAAATTGATGAGTTGAGTCATGACTTTATCGGGGAGCTAAAAATAGGTTGTTTAACTGTGAAGATGAGGGAGGTGATTTACAATCTCCTCGATGACTTGAGGATCTGTAGTTTTAAAGGTTAGATCAATGAGGGGATGACGACTAAAGGCACAGTCTTGAGACCCCACGTAAGCGACTCGATCGCCAATCACAACGACTTTACCATGAAGATGATCGAGGAGTTGGGCCTCGAGATGGGTATTGTTCGAGTAACCATAATATATCCGAGTGGGAAGGTGACTCAGTAGGTTAAGCTGCTCAGGCGTCGGATTCAAGTTCCGCGTGTAAATGACGACCTCTCCTTGGGGATTATGGGAAAATTCCTGCAAGACTTGAGTGAAGTCTCGTCGGTACTCATAGAAATTGAGAAAGCTAGAGGGAGTTGGGTAAGGAGTTGCGATCACCTCAACTGTCTCAATATGAAACCCAATTCCACTAGAAATTGGCAAGCATTTAGCCTTGGATTTAGTATTCCATAAATAGCGAAATAAATCAATTAAAAAACGATGTTCTGAGGTCTGCTTCCAAATGTAGCCAACTTCGGGATTTCGGCTTAAACTCCCCCCCGTTAGATTACAAGATCCTAAATAAGCGGATTGTTCACTCAGATAAGTCTTGAGATGAAACGGTCCGCTGCGAAACGGAACTCCCCCCTGGAGGAGTCGCCGTAAACAACGTTTCTTGAGATGATCAGAATTCTCATAGGGTGAGTCCATCCCCTCTCCCTGCTTTGAGTAAGTATCCACTCGATCTTGAACGTCACTGTCAAAATTGGTCAGTAGCCAAACGGGAATACTCTTGGATTTTTCCACAATTGCCTCTATAATGGCTTCATCTTCGAGACGATAGCTACTAATCAGTAAAAACTCTTGAGCCTGTTCAATCAACTGCTGAAGGAGATCGCGATGGAGTCCTCGTCCGCAACATAACTCAGTCTGTGGGGAATACTCAGAGATAGATAAGGAAGGAATTACCCCCCAGTCAATCTTAGAGTTGGGTTGATGTTGACGATACTGTTCAATTAAGTCCTGACTCTCTGGCAACTTTATAGCTTTTTGGTTTAGTAAGCCATAAATCGCTTCTTGTAACACCGGGGAAAGTTCATCCGGCCGTAGCCAAACAGTACATTTCGGGAAAAGCTCAAGTGAAAATTCGTCAGGATTTGGACTCCGTAAGGCATTTTGGAGCAATTCTAAATCTCTCTCCCCGCTTTTAAAAATTTTCTGCCATATCTGTTGTGCTTGGCTATAGATATCAAAGAGCGGATGATGACTGTTCAGATTTTCCTCGATAAGGTACCGATAAATTCCTGGACAACTTGCACCTCTAAAATTTGGGATTTGTGGGTCGTCCTGCTGTAAATTTATGGTAAAATTTCCAGGAAATTTCTGAGTCTTGAATTTATATTTAAAGCCAGAAAATCCACTCTTTGTATTTTTGGGAAACGTAATAACATGAGTGTCCGTGACCGTAACCATTCAGGGGGGTATGGTGTAAACTGGGGGACATGGAAGAGAGCATAACCATAGGCGGCATCAAGATTCCTCGCGCGGACTGGGAAAAGACCCCAGAAAGCGTGAAAAATTTGGTGAGCAATCTTGAGCAACGAATCGCCGCTATCGAAGAACGTCTGGGACTCAACGCCTCAAACAGCTCCATCCCCCCCTCAAAACAACCTCCCCAAGCCAAAGCCGAGAAGAAAGACAAAGGAAGCGGACGTAAACGGGGAGGGCAAAAAGGACACAAAGGATTTGGACGAGACTTATACGAACCGAGTCAGTGCAGCGAGATCATTGAGCATCAACCCGAGACTTGCAAGCATTGCCAAGCGCCCTTAAGAGGAGAAGACCCCCAGCCGTACCGCCATCAGATTGTGGAAATTCCCCCAGTCGAGCCAGTGGTGACCGAACACCGACTTCACGCCTTGACCTGTCAGTGCTGCGGTCAAACCACTCGCGCCCAATTGCCCGAAGAGGTTAACCCCAGTGGTTATGGAGAGCGCCTCCAAAGTCTGGTAGGGCTGCTGAGTGGAGCCTATCGTCTCAGTCACAATCAAGTCAAAACACTGATGGCAGACTTGTGGCAAGTGCACCTGAGTACGGGAACGGTTAACCGTATCCGTCAACGAGTCAGTCAGCAACTCAGCCAGGTGGTCAATGAAGCCCGAGCCTATGTCATGGCCAGTGACCAGGTGAATGTGGATGAAACCAGCTGGAGTCAAAACAACGGTGATGGGAACAATCCCGAAAACAGCTTGGGCTGGTTGTGGGTGGCAGTGGCTGCCAAGTAGCGGTCTATCAAGTAAGCCTCAGCCGGAGTCGCGGGAGCCTCGAAGCTCTATTAGGAAAGAATTTTGCGGGTGTAGTTACCAGTGACCGGTATGGGGTCTACAAGCAATATCCGGTTGAGCAACGGCAAGTGTGTTGGAAACCCACTTGATACGAGATTTTCAACGAATGGCTCAACGCCGTGGGGTCTCCAAGGAGATTGGTGAAGCTCTGCTTAAACAAGCTCGGCGTCTGTTCGGCTGGTGGCACCGAGTGCGGGATGGAACCTTATCAAGAGAGTTATTCGAGGCGGCCGTGGCACGGCTGCGTCAAAGGGTTCACCAGTTGCTCACTGAAGCGGCTAGCCTTTGTGATTCGAGCCGAGAGCGAACGCCCTTGGCCCGAACCGCACGCACCTGCCAGGAAATTTTAAAGGTTGAACCGGCCTTGTGGACGTTTGTTGAGGTCGAATCCGTTGAGCCGACCAACAATGCAGCCGAGCGCGCTTTACGCACGGCGGTCATTTGGCGTGACTTGAGTTATGGCTCCTGGTCTCGTGCGGGCAGTGAGTTTGTCGAACGCTTGCTGACGGTGGTTACGTCTTTACGGTTGCAGGAACGCCCCCTGTTGGAGTTCTTGATTCAGGTTTTGCGTTCTGAGCCAGTTTCTCTCCTCCCTCTACCCCCTGAATAGTTACCCGTGACCTGAGGAGATTGCCCCTGATACTGCTCCATAAGATGGGGCAAAGCTCTTTGAGGCAAAAAGGAGAGACCAAATGATTTCTGTAGAGTTTTAACCTGATGACATCGCAGAGACCTCGCACAATCTTGAATACCGGACAGGAGCATCTCCAAAGAGTAACCTGAAACAGGTTCTCCCTGAACATCCACTCGCTCGTAATTTCCCATCAGTTCATAGAAAAATTTCATATTAATCCTCCTCAAGTTTAAGTTCACGAATCTCATGAAATGCTTTTTGCCGCCAGAGGGAAGCCAGCAGAGAGTTGTTAAGTGCGGAGGGATCACCAAAGACTACCAACGCATCTCGCGCTCGGGTTAAACTCGAGCGGAGGGCCTGTTCTCTAGGTAGCAACTCGTCACCCTCATAAATAATCCAGAGTTGTTGACAGGCTTTTCCTCTCCAGTTGTCAACCGTGTGAATGTCAAGTTTTCTCTGGGAAAACCGTTCCCGAAGGCGATCGCGCCAAGAGATTGAAAATGTTAAAAGTCCCGGCGGGTTTTCCCTGGGTGATAAGGCGTCAAGTTGACGTTCGACTTCCTCTATTAATTGGTCAAAATTCACCGTATGATACCAAACTAAACGTTCAGCAGACCTTGAACTATACGTATGAATTGGGGGCGTGTAGGGATGGCGATCATACGCTACTGGAAAGATGCGCTCTGCTAAATCTGGATGCAGACGATGATTTTCCGATAGTTCGAGCCGATAGGCAGGAAACAAGCTTTCAAATAGTTTAACAAAAGCTGATTGAGAGTCTGCTAGTTCCCCCAATAACAGCAATTTCTTCGCCGATGTTGCCACAGCTTGTAATGGCTTCATCTCTAACTCATGGCTATCGGCAACAATGACGATATCAAACTGACGACGAGCAACACGACTTATCTGTTCTGATAAACATAACCAAGGAATTTTGGCTGAATGTAACGTGGTTTGTGCCAGTTGTGTCAATCCATGATCGGATAAGGTTAGGTAGGCTTGATGCAATTGATTTCGCTGTTGCAGTAGCCTCTGGGAGGTTTGCAGTTTTTGCACCAGTAAGGTCTGGCGAGGGGGATATTGTTCAGGGAATGTCTGCTGAACTACTGTCCGCAGTTCCTCTTGATTACCCGACTGAATTAAGGACAACCAAAACGGACGTTGGCTTTGAATTCGTTCGTCTTCTAAAAGGCTATCTCTCAATTGGTGAATTGGTAGAAAGTCTAACTTTGGCTGCTTAAATTGCTCATTGAGCCAACGTTTGACTCCTTCCTCAGGAGATTGTTCATCATACAGAAACAAGGGGGGTAAGGGAAGATTAGCATCCGCATACCGTTGCAAACGACTGGGGGAAGGAGCAACAATGAGAACAGAACGCTGATAGGTAATCGCTGTGGCGATGGCGGCTAGGGCAATTTCCGTCTTGCCACTTCCGGGGATTCCAGCAATCGCGGCAATGGGACTATTACTTAAGGCGAGGTTTAACCCTTGGCTTTGTTGCTTACGGAAAGGAAAACGACTGTTAGAAGTGGGTAAATTTAAGTCAGTTCGCGGTAAAACAGTCCCCATATTTTGTTCAAGTTGCTCGGCGATCGCCTCTGATGCTAAACTCATCTCTATCGTCTCCCTAATCGTTGACAAATTTCCTCACAGAGCTGTCTCGACCCTAGGTCTAAGCCCTCATTTAAGGGATGAGCTAGTTGTAGCCAATCTCCTTGAAGTGGCTCACAGTCTGAGTCATCAAAATTATCGTATAAATATAAGTAAAGTGCTTGAGTGGGGGAACGATAATTTGTGAATTTTTGGCGAATTTCTGGGCTGGGTTTATACCAAAAGACCCAAATGGGAAGTGTCCCCTGTCGAAATAATTGTTCGGACTGTGGGTCTAAATCTAAAAATTGTTGAGCGACTTGAAGTTTTAGATCCCCTTCTGTGGGATTGGAACTGGGAGAAATATGAAACCGTAACACGGATTCTTGGAGAAAACAGGATACTTCTAAACCCCAGTCAGATAACATATTTAAATAGTGACCCCGACGAGGGGTGTCTCGGACTTTAATCTCATGGATAGGGCTAACATAACTTCCTTCTAGGTGAAGTAACCCTGCCACCAATAACATCATAGTGATATCTAGCAATAGTCCTTGACGAACACTCCAAAGTTTTTCGGTTTCGGTGCGGCGTTTTAGGTAATCTAGATACGCTTGATAAAAACTTCGATAGATAGGATTTTGTTGTAGGACATAGTTGGGTTTACCGATAAAGGTACGGCGATGAGGAATAGTCTGAACGGTTGGGTCTTGTCGGAAGCGATGAATCGCATTTTTTAGGGCTTTCGCTTCGCTATACTCATCTCGATAGTCATGACAGTCGAGATGAATTAAGTCACAAAATCCGACTAGAAAACGGTTTTCTGGTGTATTGAAGTTTTGGTGACGTTTAATCCCCATTAACTCCTGTCTCGCCCCAGCTTTTTCGGCTGCTGTTCCTCCAGGACGACGAATATAGTCCCGTAAGCAGTATCCATCCATCTCTTGAATCCTCCCCAAAGGAATGGATTCCGCTTGACGATTGAGTTGAGAGCGTAGCTTGGAGGTAATTAACTGAAGTTTTTGACGAAGTTCATAGCGACGCTCTAAGGCTAATACTAGAGGTAAGCGAGCTTCAGTTTGACTCGCTTCAGCTAGACTATATGGAATTTGTAAAACAGGACAGTTTTTGATTTTTCCCTGTTGTTGGCGACGAAGTAGATTAAAAAATCCCACAAATATGGAGATAGTTTCTGCGGTGACGCGATCACAGGCTTTTCCTAACACGTCTTGTAACAATTCAGCGGTTTTTTCATCATTGTTCAGTTGAGTTTCATCGAAGACTTCATCCTCTAATACGATATGAAGTGTCCCGAGAGGATCAATCTCTACTGTTAAATCTTGGCTCAGGGTTTTCTGACTCTCCCAATCCGCAATTTGAATCCAGGGAAACCCCACCTCATAAAGGTTTTCCCCTCGTTTCATGAGAAAGTTATAGGAGTCCGGAAATTTTTCCGGCGATTCAAGAACGAATATGGGGCGATCGCGTCCCCGTAGTCTAAGTGTCATCCCTGGTTCAAAGGACTGAGACTGATTTTGTAGATAATCGGCTAAGCTAGGATAAATGAGCATAACGGGGATGACTCCTACACTATGATGACCAATGAACTCAAAGGTTTATTGCTGTGGATAGACCATCCCCTTCCATTGAAATTGTCCATATTGTCCCTGACAGGCTTGTTCAAAGGCTTGGGTTAATGGCTCATCCCCGAACTCACTAATCAGGACTTTCATTTGCTCAAGGGCCTCTCGAACCAAGGAATCTTCCACCATCACCCCCCGTAATTTAGGTAGTAATTTTTGACCAAACTGATCGGCGATCGCCTGTTTCCGAACTGACTCATTTTGGTCAGCCTGGGGATAGTTGATAACGTATTTGGCGATCGCCTGATAAACCCGATGTGCAAAAGGACGACCCAACTTTTCCATAATCCCATTCGCGCGATCGACATAGGATTTAACCTCTTTTGCCAGTTCAGATTCTTCCGTCGGCTGCTCAATCCAACTATCAAACTGATCCCAGGTCAAATACTGCTGGGATACTTCAGCCGTCTGAGGTCTTTCCCCACGCAACTTCAACTCCTCTGGTCGACCAAAGGTTAACACATTCGCGCGATCTAAAACTTTGTCTGAAAGAGCTTGAGTCGTTTCATCTTCATTCATGGTTCCCACAAAGAGAAATTCTTTAGGAATCAAGACTCTTCGTTGCTGCTCAGTAAGTTTTAAACTGCCTACCTCTAGCTCTAAATAGGTTGATTTGTTGCGCCGACTTTCCAACTTAGAGAGAAAATCACTAAAGTAATACTCCACGCGAGCTAAGTTCATTTCATCTAATAGCACGAGAACCATCCGTCCCTGCAACTGGGGATTATGGCTATGCTGATATAGATATCGCATCAACTCTGTTGGTTTATATTTCCGTTCAATATAGTTGTAAAATCCCTGCAAATCCTGGGGAGAATCCCAACGGGGTTGAACGGGTAGCATGACTAAAGGCGCACCAATGAATTCAGCATAAGCTTGAGGAAGCTCACTCTTGCCCGTTCCACTAATTCCTGCTAAAATAACCAAAGCAGAAATATCCTGGACTTTAAGGGAGGTATGAAATGCCCGCAGGATCCGTTCTGGAAAGAAAAGACCTTTCTGTTCTAGATACGCTGTAAATGCGTTTAAAAATTGGGCTTCATTGGCAAAGCTACCTTTTTGTTTTGCTCCTATCTCAATGGGACTCTCTAAGGATTGTAAGGCCTCTTTTGCGCTGCTTTCAAAGTCTTTTAATTCTCCCTTGGCA contains these protein-coding regions:
- a CDS encoding biopolymer transporter ExbD, whose product is MKLLNDDVDIPAQINIVSAIDVIFAILAFFIISSLFLSRNEGLPVNLPQAQSSEIQQETRITVSMTADGEIRVNDNEVTLEELQGEVEQVMQASDSTLVVLNADESIAHGRAIAVMDRLRQIPELRMAIATTSKSTSNETSEDTAN
- a CDS encoding DUF2357 domain-containing protein; this encodes MLIYPSLADYLQNQSQSFEPGMTLRLRGRDRPIFVLESPEKFPDSYNFLMKRGENLYEVGFPWIQIADWESQKTLSQDLTVEIDPLGTLHIVLEDEVFDETQLNNDEKTAELLQDVLGKACDRVTAETISIFVGFFNLLRRQQQGKIKNCPVLQIPYSLAEASQTEARLPLVLALERRYELRQKLQLITSKLRSQLNRQAESIPLGRIQEMDGYCLRDYIRRPGGTAAEKAGARQELMGIKRHQNFNTPENRFLVGFCDLIHLDCHDYRDEYSEAKALKNAIHRFRQDPTVQTIPHRRTFIGKPNYVLQQNPIYRSFYQAYLDYLKRRTETEKLWSVRQGLLLDITMMLLVAGLLHLEGSYVSPIHEIKVRDTPRRGHYLNMLSDWGLEVSCFLQESVLRFHISPSSNPTEGDLKLQVAQQFLDLDPQSEQLFRQGTLPIWVFWYKPSPEIRQKFTNYRSPTQALYLYLYDNFDDSDCEPLQGDWLQLAHPLNEGLDLGSRQLCEEICQRLGRR